In Helicoverpa armigera isolate CAAS_96S chromosome 20, ASM3070526v1, whole genome shotgun sequence, one DNA window encodes the following:
- the LOC110379757 gene encoding lipopolysaccharide-induced tumor necrosis factor-alpha factor homolog, whose protein sequence is MSYKGSDYEDDDDLLGRGQPPPYQGSATRLPPAASAPTTTMHNTSSTTAAGGPVTVVTAQPTYPTAVMYQGNMNFVPVGVNAGQGPFIGPKESPMTCPSCQQRITTKVEYQATMRTHVCALMFCMVGCIPCMIIPYVMDSCKNADHYCPECNAFLGTYIRV, encoded by the exons ATGTCTTACAAAGGATCGGATTATGAGGATGATGACGATC TCTTGGGTCGGGGCCAGCCGCCACCATACCAGGGGAGCGCAACTCGCTTGCCTCCCGCTGCGAGTGCCCCAACCACCACCATGCACAACACATCTTCGACAACGGCCGCCGGTGGACCGGTGACCGTCGTGACTGCCCAACCGACCTACCCCACAGCAGTCATGTACCAGGGGAACATGAACTTTGTACCGGTCGGCGTCAACGCGGGACAGGGACCTTTCATAGGCCCCAAGGAGTCGCCAATGACCTGCCCCTCCTGTCAGCAGAGGATTACCACTAAAGTTGAATACCAGGCTACGATGAGAACACATGTTTGTGCTCTCATGTTCTGCATGGTTGG gtGTATACCGTGCATGATCATCCCGTACGTCATGGACAGCTGCAAAAACGCCGACCACTACTGTCCCGAGTGCAACGCGTTCCTCGGCACCTACATACGAGTCTGA
- the LOC110376436 gene encoding lipopolysaccharide-induced tumor necrosis factor-alpha factor homolog, translated as MSDSSDYEDHDDPKGQGQPPPYSESATDVPPTERAATTTTMHSSTTTAIGVGAAVTVVTAQPTYPAYPTAVVYQGNMNYVPAGVNVGQGPFIGPKESPMTCPSCQQSITTKVEYKSTMGTHICALMFCMVGFIPCMIIPYCVKSCRNADHYCPECNAFLGTYIRA; from the exons ATGTCTGACAGCTCAGATTATGAGGATCACGATGATC CCAAAGGTCAGGGACAGCCACCACCATACTCCGAGAGTGCAACAGACGTGCCCCCCACTGAGAGAGCTGCTACCACCACCACCATGCACTCTTCCACGACAACCGCCATCGGCGTCGGCGCAGCGGTGACCGTCGTGACTGCCCAACCGACCTACCCTGCGTACCCCACAGCGGTCGTGTACCAGGGGAACATGAACTATGTACCAGCCGGCGTCAACGTGGGACAGGGACCCTTCATAGGCCCCAAGGAGTCGCCAATGACCTGCCCCTCCTGTCAGCAGAGTATTACCACAAAAGTTGAATACAAATCCACGATGGGTACACATATTTGTGCTCTCATGTTTTGTATGGTTGG GTTTATACCGTGCATGATCATCCCATACTGCGTGAAGAGTTGCCGGAACGCTGACCACTACTGTCCCGAGTGTAACGCTTTCCTCGGCACCTACATCAGAGCCTGA